The Winogradskyella schleiferi genome contains the following window.
GAATTAGTAAGACGCCAAAAGTTAGAAAAGCTAAGAGCTTTAGGTATTAATCCTTATCCAGCGGATTTATATCCAGTGAACCATACTTCGAAACAGATAAAATCCAATTATGAAGAAGGTAAACAGGTCGTTATTGCTGGTCGTCTCATGGCCATTAACATTCAAGGAAAAGCATCTTTTGCACAATTGCAGGATAGCGAAGGTCGTATTCAAGTCTATTTTAATAGGGATGAAATCTGCGAAGGCGAAGACAAATCTAAATACAATGATGTCTTTAAAAAATTATTGGATTTAGGCGATTTTGTTGGTATTGAAGGCACACTTTTCACCACGCAAGTTGGTGAGAAAACGGTTATGGTAAAAGATTTTAAATTGTTGAGTAAAGCGTTGAAACCTTTACCAATCCCAAAACAAAAAGATGGGAAAACTTATGATGCGTTTACGGATCCTGAGCAACGCTATAGACAACGTTATGCCGATTTAGCGGTTAATCCACACGTGAAGGAAGTCTTTGTAAAGCGTACAAAATTGTTTAATGCGATGCGCCAGTTCTTTAATAACGCTGGTTATTTTGAAGTGGAAACGCCAGTTTTGCAACCTATTCCTGGAGGTGCAGCAGCACGACCGTTTGTAACACATCACAATAGTTTAGACATTCCGTTGTACATGCGAATTGCAAACGAATTATACCTAAAGCGTTTAATCGTAGGCGGATTTGATGGCGTCTATGAATTCTCTAAAAATTTCCGTAATGAAGGTATGGACAGAACCCATAACCCAGAGTTTACGGCCATGGAAATCTACGTCGCTTATAAAGATTACAACTGGATGATGGATTTCTGCGAGCAGTTATTGGAGCATTGTGCTACTGCCGTTAACGGAACTTCAGAAGCTACTTTTGGTGAGCATAAAATTAATTTTAAAGCGCCATACAAGCGTATTACGATGCGTGATTCAATTTTGGAATTCACAGGTTTTGATATTTATAATAAGTCTGAAGACGACATTAGAGCAGCAGCAAAAGGTATGCATATCGACGTGGATGAAACCATGGGTAAAGGCAAGCTGATTGATGAGATTTTCGGTGAGAAATGCGAAGGAAATTATATTCAGCCAACATTCATTACCGACTATCCAAAAGAAATGAGTCCGTTATGCAAAGAGCACAGGGAAAACCCTGAATTGACGGAACGTTTTGAATTGATGGTCTGTGGTAAGGAAATTGCCAATGCCTATTCTGAGTTAAATGATCCAATAGACCAGCGCGACCGTTTTGAGCACCAATTAAAATTAGCTAAAAAAGGGGACGACGAAGCAACAGAGTTTATAGATGAAGACTTTTTACGAGCTCTAGAATACGGCATGCCACCAACCTCTGGAATGGGAATTGGTATGGACCGTTTAATTATGTTCCTAACTAACAATCAGAGTATCCAAGAAGTATTGTTCTTCCCGCAGATGCGACCAGAGAAGAAAAAAGTTGATCTTAGCGATAATGAAAAGGCCATTTTAGAAATTCTAAAACCTGAAAAACGAATGGACCTAAATGGCCTAAAATCGAAATCTGGATTGAGTAATAAAGGATGGGACAAGGGTATAAAAGGTTTAGGTAAACATGGTTTAACAAAAGTTGAAAAAACGGGTGATGGTTTGTTTGTTGAGATATTGTAGTTTAGAACTACATTAATTTTAAAAAGTGCTAATCTCAAATTAGCACTTTTTTTATGATTTAAATTAAAAATCAACTATCGTTAATATGACATTCTTTTCTCTCCAATGCAGTAGCTATAATATGGTCCAAATATGCTCCACAAAAAGTTAATTTAGTATCGAAATTAAGATGCTTTACCTCTAGAACATTGTATTTCAGTTTTCTATATTCCTTAAGACAAAAGGATTGATAAGCTATTCTGGTTTTACAAAGACCTGATTATTAATTTGAACACGCTTTAAACTCACATTAATCAACATTATACCTAATTTTTAAACAAAACATCAAAAATAAAGTTAAAATAACTATGTTTTTTTATATATTGTAAAATACATCCCCTACATATCTATTATTCAACTTCCTACCGCATTAATGTGCGTGTAATGATTTTATTGTGCTTCAAAAATAATAGATTATGACAAGAGTTTTACTACTAATACTATTCTTTACTTATGTGAATTTTTCTTTTTCGCAAGATGACCCATGTAATGCTATGCCCTTACCATTAAGTGCTGTTGGTTCCTGTACATATATTATAGGAGATAATACTGGGGCAACAGATTCAAGCAACGCAAATATTGATTCTCCTACTGGGTGTGGGCCATATGGCGCAAACTACAATGGTGCTGATGTTTGGTTTTATATAGATCTTGGGCCTACTACTACAGGCATACAAATAGACTTAACTCACATTGGAACGTCTAATTTTGATGATGGTGTTGTTGCGCTTTATACTGGTAATTGTAGTGGAACTTTAACTATTGTTGCATGTGATGACGATTCGGGTTCTGGTTTACTTGAAGCCAATATTAGTGTTTTAAATGGACTTACTCCTAATACAAGGGTTTATATTCGTGTTTGGGATTGGGGAGGCAATGACGAAGGTGCATTTAATATTTGTGCTTCAGAGATTGAAGATCCTTGCAACAACACAACCAATATACCCAGTTGTGGAACTACAGCCATAAATACCACAATAGCTTCAGGGTTTGGCGCATTTAATGACTCAAGCTGTTTTGACGTTCCAGGTGACGAAGCTGTTTTTTCATTTACACCAACAGTAACTGGCAATTATTCGATTACCCAGATCTCAACTTTCGGTCATATTAATTATTTGTATCAAACGAATTGTGCACCAACAGGATGGACATGTATTGATGATTTAATTGGCAATAATGAAACAAGTGGTACTTTTACCTTGGTGGCCGGAACAACCTATTATATCTTGCTTGATTCGGAAGACAATTCTGGAGGTAATGTTAGCTTTACTTTAAATTGCCCAATACCACTACCAGGATGTGGCGATTCATTTTACGATAGTGGAGGTTTAGGCGGTAACTACAGTAATAATGAAAATGAAACGACAACTATTTATCCCGATACACCAGGTGATGCCGTGACTGCAACATTTACAACTTTCGAAACAGAAGAAGATTATGATTTTCTCTTTATTTATGATGGTCCTAATAATACATTCCCTCTTATAGGAACATACACTTACACAAATAGTCCAGGCACTGTTACTTCTTCAGACCCGAGTGGCGCGCTAACCTTTGTGTTTACAAGTGATGGTTCAATTACTGACCTTGGATGGGAAGCCGATATTACATGCGCACCTTATGTCCCTCCAACAATCTGCGGATCTACATTTACCGATAGTGGTGGTGGAGGTAACTACTTTAATGATGAAAATACAACTACAACATTAACTCCAGATGTACCTGGTACTAATTTGGTTGCAACTTTTACAGCTTTCGAAATAGAAGACAACTATGATTTTCTATACATTTATGATGGTCCTAACAATACATTCCCACTTATAGGAACTTACACTGACACAAATAGTCCAGGCACTGTTACTTCTTCAGACCCAAGTGGCGCGCTAACCTTTGTGTTTACAAGTGATGGTTCAATTACTGACCCTGGATGGGAAGCCGATATTACCTGTGTAAACAATTGCAACCTCATAATTACAGACACTATTTATCCATTAGGTGCTGACGATTGCACACTTGATTATATAGAACTCACCACAAATGCTCCTATACCAGAGCCAACCAACACCATATACTCTGAAAATTTTAGTGGAGGAGCTTTTCCTGCTGGATGGACAAGAGTGAATGGAGCAGCTAGTGCCAATTGGATAATTTCCAATACAACTAATGCTGGAGGAACAGCAAATGAAGCGATGTTAGATTGGACAGGTGGAAGCCATAATAGCACTTGGAGGTTAAGTTCTCCTCTTATTGACATTACTGGTCAAACAAATCTCCATCTTGGTTTCAGACAGGATTTTAATGTTGTTTCATCTCCCACAATGATAGGCATTTATGTAGAAACCTCTACTGATAACACAAATTGGACAACTCAATATTCCGTTTTAAACCCTTCTGCAGATGTAATTAGTACAGAAAATATTGACATTTCAGCTTTAGATGGTAATACTGATTTATATATAAGATTTAGGCTGTCTGGTAATACCACATATTTAATTGATTGGTCAATCGATGATATAATAATTACTGCAGACGGCATTCCATCACCACCACAAGTAACCTGGTCTCCTGCAGATGGCCTTTATACAGATGCCGCATTAACCACACCTTACGTTTTGGGTAACTTTGCCGGCACAGTATATGCCGCACCAAATGGTGTTGAAATTTATACTGCTGAATATCCAATTGGCTGTACTGATAACGTAACTGTTACCTTTAACAAGAAAATATGGAATGGCACTCCTGGTAATACAGATTGGAACACCGCTACTAATTGGCTACCTAATGGTGTACCCGTTATTACAAATTGTGTTGTAATTCTAGATACTGGTGGAAATAATCCCATTATTAATGGCACCACTGATGGCTTTGGCTATACATTAACTGTAGAAAATAATGCAGCACTTACACAACAATCTAACTCTACACTAACCATTGACAACACGGTTACGGTGCAAACTGGTGGCTTATACACTATGGAAGACAGTTCTAGTCTTATACAAATTGATAATGTTAATAACACGGTGGATGGTACATTTACAATGGACAGAACAGCCATGATAAGACAGAATGATTATGTTTATTGGTCTTCACCAGTTTCTAACTTCAGTTTATCTAACATTTATGGTGCTAATACTCCAAATTACACTTACCAATGGATACCAACCATACCAGCTGGAAACACACCTCCACCAGTTACCCCAATCTGTTTTGGTGACTGGGCTTCGTATTCAGGTAATATGGATATAGGTAAAGGTTATATCTCAAGAGCTCCAATTGGCCATCCCGCAGGACCAGCAGTTGCAACAGCTACATTTACAGGTACAGCCAATAATGGTGTTATCACACAAGCCATAATTAGCGGAAATAATAACATACTCAATAACAATTTTACCCATATTCCAAACGGTACACCTCTAACCGTAACGCCTTTGGATGATAACTGGAATTTAATCGGAAACCCATACCCATCAGCCATAAGTGCCGATGATTTCTTGTCTTTCCCTGGAAATTCAATAATTGAAGGCGCTGTTCATATTTGGACGCACGGTAGCGCTCTTGGCACCTATACCGATTCGTTTTACAATGATTTTGATCAGAGTTATAACCCAAATGACTACATCACATATAATTTAACAGGTGTTACCAATCCTAACCCAACATTTGCTGGCGAAATTGCGTCTGGTCAAGGGTTCTTTGTACTTTCCCTTAATGACAATGAGACTGGCAGCGTGACTTTTAATAATTCTATGAGAAGTAATGGGTATGATAATAGTGATTTTTATAGAACTAGCTCAGATGATGAGGAGGATGAAACAAGTACAATTGAACGCCATCGGATTTGGCTCAATTTAATTGCTCCAAACCAAAATTCTTCAAGTACTCTTGTCGGTTATGTTGCAGGAGCTACACAAGCAAAAGACAGGTTATATGATGCTTACACCTTTGAATCCAACACTTTAAGTATTTACTCGAAAATAGAAGATAAAAGTATGTCTATACAAGGACGTCAATTACCATTCGATTCTAACGACCAAGTGCCTTTAGGGATAGATGTTCCAGAAAGTGGAGATTATATGATAGGTATTGCTGCATTAGACGGTCTATTTGAAGGAGAAAATGGTCAGGACATTTATTTAGAAGACACGACTACTGGCATTATTCATGATTTAAGAAATAGCCCATATTCCTTTAACATAGAAGAAGGCACTTATAGTGACAGGTTTTTATTAAGATACACTAACGAGACTTTGAGTGTTAATACATTTGAAGACACTTCGAATTTAACAATCTATATCGAAGACGAATTGGTTCAACTAAAATCTGAAACACAAGCTATTAAGTCTGTGAAAGTATATAATGTTTTAGGACAAACCTTGATAGAAACAGGTACAATTAATAGTTTCCACTATGCGCTTCGGGATTTAAGTCCTACTAACGGTGTTCTATTTGTTAAAGCCATATTAAATGATGGTAGGCAGAAAATTCAAAAGATTATGTATTGAGTTTTAGGTTATCGAAATAAAACAAAAATGACCTCATTATCTAATAGTTGAGGTCATTTTAATTTTCCAAAGCTTCGTTCTAAAATGATATTGTTTTAAGCTATAGTCCAATTTCTTAAAACATTTAGTCATCTTGATCATGCGTTTCTATTAATCAGACAAGCATTTACTATGCCTATAACGTACCGTGTTTTACATCATTACAAGGTCAAAAAAATAGGAAACATAAAATAATTGCCACATTTTTAGTATTTTCACATCTGCTATAAATAATGAAACATTCCATTATTATGAAAAAGATTTTTATACTATTGGCTGGTATAGTTTTAACGGTTTCCTGTGGTAATGATACTGATGACTTAATACCAGTACCTGACTGCAACACCGTAACCAACTTATCGTCAAATTCAGTTACCGACAACTCAGCAATAATTACTTGGGATACTTCAGACAACGCAGCTTCTTATGCAATAGAATATGGCATTTCCGGATTTGCCTTAGGTAACGGAACAACAGTTTCTGAATCTGATACAGCCATTGAACTTACAGGTTTACAAGCCAACACACCATATGATTTTTATATTCAAACGATTTGTAGCGCAAGTAACACTAGCGCATATTCAGATGTTTATAGTTTTACAACCTTAGTTCCAAATGTCGTTGCAGCTTTTGAGACCAATCTTTCTGAACTGAATTTATTTACTGGCAGTTTGAATGCACTCAATATCAGCCCAAAAGCATTTGAATATAACTTGAATTCTGCCTTGTTCACAGATTATGCCCACAAACAACGTATAATTGCTTTACCAGAAGGCACAAGCATGGAATTTGATGGCGATGGTTTACCCATTTTTCCAGACCATACGGTTATTGCAAAAACATTCTACTACAATATAGATGAACGTGATCTTAGCCTAGGGCGACAAATTATTGAAACTCGGATTTTAATTAAGTTAAATGGTATTTGGGAAACCGGAGATTATAAATGGAACGAGGCACAAACTGAAGCCGTATTGGATTTAGAAGGAAGCACATTGCCTGTCACATGGATTGATGCCGCTGGGAATTCAAATTCAACAAACTATAAGATCCCTTCAAATACAGATTGTTTTACATGCCATGCCAATAATGAGGAGATATTTCCTATAGGTCCAAAATTAAGGTCAATGAATTTTGATATCAATGGCGTGAATCAATTGGAGCAATTTATAAGTAACCAACACTTAACAGGGTTAGAAAATACCGCCTCAGTTAGAGTACTTCCAAATTGGGAAGACATCTCGCTTCCCTTGGAAACCAGAGCAAGAGCTTACATGGACATTAACTGTGCGCATTGCCATATTCCGGGAGGCACTTGTGCAGACCAATCTTCTTTAAATTTCGCACTTGAAACACCTTTAGAAGAGAGTAACATTGTAGAGCAAAGTGTCTCAATTGATTATAGAGTTTCATTCTTTTCAGAAGGCGTAAGTATGCCATTTATTGGAACTACCATGCGTCATGCCGAAGGCTTGGATATGATTCAAGAGTATATGAATTCCCTTTAAGTCTCAGGTCGAAGTATGTTTTTAAGAATCACGTTAAAAAAACACTAAAATCGCTATTTAAATTGACAGATTCTTAACAGAACTGTATTTTCGTCGAAATTTAATAAAAACGACGATTTTGAAAAACGTATCCATCAAACTATTCTTTGTAGTTTTAGGTTTAATTGCATTTTCATGCTCAACTGCAAAAAAAGCTGGTAAATCAAAAAATGATGCCACAGCAATGGCAAAACCTTCAGGAAAAAAACCTGGAAAAAATGACCCAAAACCTTTTGACAAAGTCATTACTAAAGAGGCTAAAAGTGATAAAGGCTTATTTACCGTCCATAATTTAGATGATAAGTTCTTTTATGAAATCCCAGATTCTCTTTTTAATAAGGAGATGTTGATGGTGACGCGTATTTCCAAAACAGCTTCAGGACTTGGTTTTGGAGGTGGTAAAATGAACGAGCAAGTATTGCGATGGGAAAAGAAAGGTAAAAAAGTAGTCCTTAGAGTTGTATCTTACAATGTCGTAGCTGCTGATTCACTTCCTGTTAACGAAGCAGTTTTAAATTCTAATTTCGAGCCTGTTTTATTCACATTCCCTATTGCAGCATACGGTAAGGATTCTACAAGTACCGTAATTGATGCTACTCCTCTATTTGAAAAAGATGTAAAGTCATTGGGATTGTCGCAACGAGCAAGAACACCCTATAAAGTCTCACGTTTGGAAAGCGATAAATCATTTATTGAAAGCATTAAAAGTTACCCAAGAAATATTGAGGCAAGACACGTAAAAACCTATGCTGCCGGAAATCCACCATCAAATACCAGCACTGGAACAATTTCAGTAGAAATTAATAATTCTATGGTTCTATTGCCAGACAACCCAATGAAGCGTCGTTATTTTGATGAACGTGTCGGCTGGTTTACAAGTAGCCAAACCGATTATGGTTTGGAAGATCAAAAAAGTAAATCTTTACAATTCTTGGACCGTTGGCGATTAGAAGTTAAAGATGAAGACATCGAGAAGTTTCAACGTGGCGAATTAGTAGTCCCAAAAAAACAAATTGTGTACTACATCGATAGGGCAACACCAGAAAAATGGAGAACGTATATTAAGCAAGGCATTGAAGATTGGCAGGTGGCTTTTGAAGCTGCAGGATTTAAAGAGGCTATTATCGCTAAGGATCCGCCAACTGTTGAGGAAGATCCTGAATGGAGCCCAGAAGATGCACGTTATTCAGTGGTTCGTTATTTAGCCTCTCCGATTCCCAATGCCAATGGACCTCACGTAAGTGATCCAAGAACGGGAGAGATTTTAGAAAGTGATATTAATTGGTATCATAACGTGATGTCATTATTACGTGGTTGGTTTTTTGTACAAACCGCAGCGATTAATCCTGATGCCCAGAGTCCACAGTTTAAAGATGAAGTTATGGGACGTTTAATTCGTTTTGTATCTGCTCACGAAGTAGGTCACACTTTAGGCTTACCGCACAACATGGGAAGCAGTGTGGCTTATCCTGTTGAAAAACTGCGTGATGCAGAATTCACTAAAAAATTCGGCACTGCACCATCCATAATGGATTATGCTCGTTTTAATTATGTGGCACAACCTGGTGACGAAGGTGTGGCTTTAATGCCAGACATCGGCACTTACGATAAATATGCTATTGCTTGGGGTTATAGACCGATTTTAAATAAAACGGCAGAAGAAGAAAAACCAATTCTTAATGAATGGATTACCAAACATGCTGGAGACCCAATGTATCGCTTTGGACATCAGCAAGCAGGTGATGTTGTAGATCCTAGTTCACAAACTGAAGATTTAGGGGACAATGCTATTTTGGCCAGTGCATATGGAATTAAAAACTTAAAGCGAATTGTGCCTAACTTAATTGAGTGGACTACAGAAGCTGGTGAGGATTATGATGATTTAGAGGAAATGTACGGTCATGTATTATCCCAATTTAACCGTTATATGGGCCATGTTTCCAATAATATTGGTGGTGTTTACGAATATTATAAAACGGCAGATCAAGATGGTGCGGTTTATACTGCGGTCCCAAAAGCACATCAAAAGGAAGCCATGAAATTCATTCAAGATAATTTATTTGAAACGCCGGAATGGTTAATTGACAAAGAAATTTTTGATCGTATAGAGTTTTCAGGTTCGGTGGAGCGCCTTAGAGGACTGCAAGCAAGAACGCTTAATAATATCATGAGCTTAGGTAAAATGCAGCGATTAACAGAAGCGCATACTTACGATAGCGCGAGCTATTCTTTAACAGATATGATGAGCGATTTACGTAAAGGCGTTTGGAGCGAATTGCGTTCTGGAAAATCAATTGACACGTACAGACGTAATTTGCAACGTGCTTATATCGATAGAATGGCCTACTTGATGACGGCAAAAGATCAAAGCGGAAGATCTAGAAGTCCTTATGTAAAAATGACTGCTGTTAACACTAGCCAATCCGATATCAGAGCGGTTGTTAGAGCTGAATTAAAAACGCTACGATCTCAACTTAGAAATGCACGTGGTGGCGATGCTATGAGTAGAATTCATATTGCAGATGCTATTGAACGTATTAATCTTATTTTGGATCCTAAGTAATCCAAATTATAATTCATAAAAAAGGCTTCAAGATAATATTTTGAAGCCTTTTCTGCTTTCAATAATTTAATTCAATTACTAATTTGAAATACCGCCATAAAATGCCGATTTTTCCAATACAAAAATTTCAGACAAGGAATAGTATAATTAAAGTATGATGATTGTTCTGCATAAAGAAGACTATATCAGTGATTAGCAATTTTCGATGCGTGATACCATTTTTTCTATAGGTAAAGACTAAAAACCTTAAAATAAAACTGCTTTTATCGTTTTATGATAATCTTCAAACTCTATGAGGTTATTATGACCAGCACCTTCAACCGTTATAAAATTTAAGTTTTCAATATGTAATTCTGAAAGTTTCTTTCCAGAAGCGTAAGGCACGACGCCATCATCAGTGCCATGAATAATTGTGATTGGACATTTTGTTTTGAGTAAATATTGATGGGTAGGAAAATGATACTTCAGCAATTGTTTTACAGGAAGTATAGGAAATCGATCTTTCGCCACATCCAGAATACTGTAATAAGGTGTTTCTAAAATCAGCTGCTTTGGATTATTTTTTGAAGCTAAATATGATGCAATTCCTGTTCCTAAAGATCTTCCGTGAAGTGTGATTTGTTTTTCAGCATAGTGATTTAACAAATAGTCATAACAAAACTGGGCATCACTGTAAAGTGCCGCTTCACTTAACTTTCCGGTACTTTTCCCGTAAGTTCTGTAATCCATAATCAGCACATCGTAATTCAAGTCCACAAAATATTCGGCAATGGTTCCCCAACGACTCAAATCGCCAGCGTTTCCATGAAAATAAAGGATAACGCCCTGCCTGTCCGACAGGCAGGCTTTTGGATTTTCCAGCTTAAAATGAAGGGCGTTTATCGTTGTGTTCTCATCAGTTTTTAGAAATAACTCTTCAAAATTATGATTGAACTGATAGTTGTAATCTTGCTCTAAAGTCGTTGGCAAAAACAATAACTTTTCCTGAAAAAAATAAAGTGCAGATGCTATCATAATATATAAACCCAAAAGTACAATGATGAACTTTTTAAGCCTTCTTTTTAGTGGTTTTCGAATTGTGGATAACATTGATACTTGTGGTTTCTAAGTCGATGGTTTTGGGTTCGCTATTCAAAATATCATCTAGCATATTGTGATAAGATTCAAAATTATTCAAATTTTTATGTCCACCTTCAATAACCGTATGCATTTTTGTAAGCTTTGGGTTAATCTGTGCTAATTTTACACTCGATTTATAGGGAATCAACTTATCGTGCGTACCATGAATAATATGAATTGGGCATTGTACATATTTTAGCCATTTGTAAGTTGGCAACGGGTATTTAATCAATAAGGACAATGGCATAAAGGGCATGTAGCGTGCCGTAACTTTGGTTAAACTATAATAAGGCGCATCTAAAATTAATAGTTTTGGATGATTCATGGATGCCAACTTCGCCGCAAAACCAGAACCTAAAGAACGACCATAAAGGATAATTCGGTCTTCAGTGGTTTGCTTTTTAATTTCATCATAAACCAATTGTAAATCGCGCTTTATGGCTTTTTGAGAACGCTTCCCTGTGCTTTTTCCGAAACCACGATAATCTACCATCAACACATTATAACCATGTCTCGTAAAATCGACCGCAAACTTTCCCCAACCTTTGATGCTTTTTGAATTTCCTTTGAGATACAACACCACACCTTTACTTTCACCATTA
Protein-coding sequences here:
- a CDS encoding fibronectin type III domain-containing protein — translated: MKKIFILLAGIVLTVSCGNDTDDLIPVPDCNTVTNLSSNSVTDNSAIITWDTSDNAASYAIEYGISGFALGNGTTVSESDTAIELTGLQANTPYDFYIQTICSASNTSAYSDVYSFTTLVPNVVAAFETNLSELNLFTGSLNALNISPKAFEYNLNSALFTDYAHKQRIIALPEGTSMEFDGDGLPIFPDHTVIAKTFYYNIDERDLSLGRQIIETRILIKLNGIWETGDYKWNEAQTEAVLDLEGSTLPVTWIDAAGNSNSTNYKIPSNTDCFTCHANNEEIFPIGPKLRSMNFDINGVNQLEQFISNQHLTGLENTASVRVLPNWEDISLPLETRARAYMDINCAHCHIPGGTCADQSSLNFALETPLEESNIVEQSVSIDYRVSFFSEGVSMPFIGTTMRHAEGLDMIQEYMNSL
- the lysS gene encoding lysine--tRNA ligase — encoded protein: MQLSEQELVRRQKLEKLRALGINPYPADLYPVNHTSKQIKSNYEEGKQVVIAGRLMAINIQGKASFAQLQDSEGRIQVYFNRDEICEGEDKSKYNDVFKKLLDLGDFVGIEGTLFTTQVGEKTVMVKDFKLLSKALKPLPIPKQKDGKTYDAFTDPEQRYRQRYADLAVNPHVKEVFVKRTKLFNAMRQFFNNAGYFEVETPVLQPIPGGAAARPFVTHHNSLDIPLYMRIANELYLKRLIVGGFDGVYEFSKNFRNEGMDRTHNPEFTAMEIYVAYKDYNWMMDFCEQLLEHCATAVNGTSEATFGEHKINFKAPYKRITMRDSILEFTGFDIYNKSEDDIRAAAKGMHIDVDETMGKGKLIDEIFGEKCEGNYIQPTFITDYPKEMSPLCKEHRENPELTERFELMVCGKEIANAYSELNDPIDQRDRFEHQLKLAKKGDDEATEFIDEDFLRALEYGMPPTSGMGIGMDRLIMFLTNNQSIQEVLFFPQMRPEKKKVDLSDNEKAILEILKPEKRMDLNGLKSKSGLSNKGWDKGIKGLGKHGLTKVEKTGDGLFVEIL
- a CDS encoding zinc-dependent metalloprotease, yielding MLKNVSIKLFFVVLGLIAFSCSTAKKAGKSKNDATAMAKPSGKKPGKNDPKPFDKVITKEAKSDKGLFTVHNLDDKFFYEIPDSLFNKEMLMVTRISKTASGLGFGGGKMNEQVLRWEKKGKKVVLRVVSYNVVAADSLPVNEAVLNSNFEPVLFTFPIAAYGKDSTSTVIDATPLFEKDVKSLGLSQRARTPYKVSRLESDKSFIESIKSYPRNIEARHVKTYAAGNPPSNTSTGTISVEINNSMVLLPDNPMKRRYFDERVGWFTSSQTDYGLEDQKSKSLQFLDRWRLEVKDEDIEKFQRGELVVPKKQIVYYIDRATPEKWRTYIKQGIEDWQVAFEAAGFKEAIIAKDPPTVEEDPEWSPEDARYSVVRYLASPIPNANGPHVSDPRTGEILESDINWYHNVMSLLRGWFFVQTAAINPDAQSPQFKDEVMGRLIRFVSAHEVGHTLGLPHNMGSSVAYPVEKLRDAEFTKKFGTAPSIMDYARFNYVAQPGDEGVALMPDIGTYDKYAIAWGYRPILNKTAEEEKPILNEWITKHAGDPMYRFGHQQAGDVVDPSSQTEDLGDNAILASAYGIKNLKRIVPNLIEWTTEAGEDYDDLEEMYGHVLSQFNRYMGHVSNNIGGVYEYYKTADQDGAVYTAVPKAHQKEAMKFIQDNLFETPEWLIDKEIFDRIEFSGSVERLRGLQARTLNNIMSLGKMQRLTEAHTYDSASYSLTDMMSDLRKGVWSELRSGKSIDTYRRNLQRAYIDRMAYLMTAKDQSGRSRSPYVKMTAVNTSQSDIRAVVRAELKTLRSQLRNARGGDAMSRIHIADAIERINLILDPK
- a CDS encoding CUB domain-containing protein, whose amino-acid sequence is MTRVLLLILFFTYVNFSFSQDDPCNAMPLPLSAVGSCTYIIGDNTGATDSSNANIDSPTGCGPYGANYNGADVWFYIDLGPTTTGIQIDLTHIGTSNFDDGVVALYTGNCSGTLTIVACDDDSGSGLLEANISVLNGLTPNTRVYIRVWDWGGNDEGAFNICASEIEDPCNNTTNIPSCGTTAINTTIASGFGAFNDSSCFDVPGDEAVFSFTPTVTGNYSITQISTFGHINYLYQTNCAPTGWTCIDDLIGNNETSGTFTLVAGTTYYILLDSEDNSGGNVSFTLNCPIPLPGCGDSFYDSGGLGGNYSNNENETTTIYPDTPGDAVTATFTTFETEEDYDFLFIYDGPNNTFPLIGTYTYTNSPGTVTSSDPSGALTFVFTSDGSITDLGWEADITCAPYVPPTICGSTFTDSGGGGNYFNDENTTTTLTPDVPGTNLVATFTAFEIEDNYDFLYIYDGPNNTFPLIGTYTDTNSPGTVTSSDPSGALTFVFTSDGSITDPGWEADITCVNNCNLIITDTIYPLGADDCTLDYIELTTNAPIPEPTNTIYSENFSGGAFPAGWTRVNGAASANWIISNTTNAGGTANEAMLDWTGGSHNSTWRLSSPLIDITGQTNLHLGFRQDFNVVSSPTMIGIYVETSTDNTNWTTQYSVLNPSADVISTENIDISALDGNTDLYIRFRLSGNTTYLIDWSIDDIIITADGIPSPPQVTWSPADGLYTDAALTTPYVLGNFAGTVYAAPNGVEIYTAEYPIGCTDNVTVTFNKKIWNGTPGNTDWNTATNWLPNGVPVITNCVVILDTGGNNPIINGTTDGFGYTLTVENNAALTQQSNSTLTIDNTVTVQTGGLYTMEDSSSLIQIDNVNNTVDGTFTMDRTAMIRQNDYVYWSSPVSNFSLSNIYGANTPNYTYQWIPTIPAGNTPPPVTPICFGDWASYSGNMDIGKGYISRAPIGHPAGPAVATATFTGTANNGVITQAIISGNNNILNNNFTHIPNGTPLTVTPLDDNWNLIGNPYPSAISADDFLSFPGNSIIEGAVHIWTHGSALGTYTDSFYNDFDQSYNPNDYITYNLTGVTNPNPTFAGEIASGQGFFVLSLNDNETGSVTFNNSMRSNGYDNSDFYRTSSDDEEDETSTIERHRIWLNLIAPNQNSSSTLVGYVAGATQAKDRLYDAYTFESNTLSIYSKIEDKSMSIQGRQLPFDSNDQVPLGIDVPESGDYMIGIAALDGLFEGENGQDIYLEDTTTGIIHDLRNSPYSFNIEEGTYSDRFLLRYTNETLSVNTFEDTSNLTIYIEDELVQLKSETQAIKSVKVYNVLGQTLIETGTINSFHYALRDLSPTNGVLFVKAILNDGRQKIQKIMY
- a CDS encoding alpha/beta hydrolase, with translation MIASALYFFQEKLLFLPTTLEQDYNYQFNHNFEELFLKTDENTTINALHFKLENPKACLSDRQGVILYFHGNAGDLSRWGTIAEYFVDLNYDVLIMDYRTYGKSTGKLSEAALYSDAQFCYDYLLNHYAEKQITLHGRSLGTGIASYLASKNNPKQLILETPYYSILDVAKDRFPILPVKQLLKYHFPTHQYLLKTKCPITIIHGTDDGVVPYASGKKLSELHIENLNFITVEGAGHNNLIEFEDYHKTIKAVLF